One region of Eupeodes corollae chromosome 1, idEupCoro1.1, whole genome shotgun sequence genomic DNA includes:
- the LOC129941642 gene encoding enhancer of split m8 protein codes for MEYATRTQHYQKVKKPLLERQRRARINKCLDSLKQLVAEFQSDDSILRMDKAEMLETTIAFMRHSKAVGRQQSTQVPVDSFRHGYMNAVNEVSRVLASTPGVTVEFGKSVMTHLGCQFNRLEGLHQQQQTIITCEESLHQRSMNEVINNSSSIPSSPPMSPASSGYHSDMDSPEQHYHYQVPVNVPVPTVWRPW; via the coding sequence ATGGAATACGCCACACGCACTCAACActaccaaaaagtaaaaaaacccTTACTTGAGCGACAACGCCGTGCAAGGATTAACAAGTGCTTAGATTCCCTTAAGCAGTTAGTAGCTGAATTTCAAAGTGATGATTCTATTTTGAGAATGGATAAAGCGGAAATGCTCGAAACAACTATTGCCTTTATGAGGCATAGCAAAGCGGTTGGCAGACAACAATCGACACAAGTGCCAGTTGACAGTTTTCGCCACGGTTATATGAATGCTGTGAATGAAGTGTCTCGTGTCCTAGCTTCAACACCTGGAGTAACTGTTGAATTTGGAAAATCTGTTATGACACATTTAGGATGTCAGTTTAATCGTCTTGAAGGATTacatcagcaacaacaaacaataattaCCTGTGAAGAATCTCTACATCAAAGGTCAATGAACGAGGTGATTAATAACAGTTCATCGATACCATCATCGCCACCAATGAGCCCTGCATCTTCTGGATACCACAGCGATATGGATAGCCCTGAACAACATTATCATTATCAAGTACCTGTTAATGTTCCAGTTCCAACTGTCTGGCGCCCTTGGTAA